A portion of the Malania oleifera isolate guangnan ecotype guangnan chromosome 3, ASM2987363v1, whole genome shotgun sequence genome contains these proteins:
- the LOC131152112 gene encoding transcription factor MYB3R-4, translated as MESDKATITQDGVSVNLQKARPLHGRTSGPTRRSTKGQWTAEEDETLRKAVEQFKGKNWKKIAECFKDRTDVQCLHRWQKVLNPDLVKGPWSKQEDDAIIELVKRYGAKKWSTIAQHLPGRIGKQCRERWHNHLNPAINKEAWSQEEELALICAHKIYGNKWAELTKFLPGRTDNAIKNHWHSSVKKKLDSYLASGLLEQYRGLPHLGLQNQFLLSSSSSRMQQSSGDDSVPKEGTEAEEISECSQGSAIVAYSQSANEMPITVLYGREEYQMTEDCQGKEQGSAIVVYSQSANEMPTTVLCGREEYRMTEDSSLGKEQGSAIVVYSQSANEMPITVLCGREEYQMTEDASQGKEQGSSPASCSEQYYTSLEFSVPDIPSELNCSSRFHVQNFSHDAGASAIQHCQYNLHELPNISSRDLGQDSGLSTLCMGANENNEDGPLQTSMELSTSTTMGNLIPSSDKPDGMLTSKGSCCRVNHPEAGTIASFSSESLTQCSNIIDLIDSTDSSFIYDSSNFQLSENAETSASESYPLKSGMSGASCCQSVPTGPSILPADDGTLIFDAEPSQLNDHPVGNHDQKLVPSYSTFDDGAETAELLKQPDRAEDSSKVVPAISSGLGLSDVTENCLKDEKPVVHGEQRDVGGLFYEPPRFPSLDIPFFSCDLAQSGDMLQEYSPLGIRQHMMSSLNCMTPFRLWDSPSRDDSPDAVLKSAAKTFTCTPSILKKRHHELLSPLPEKRMGKKLQSDIDQKLSTSSLARDFSRLDVMFDKNVPYQSSPFSPVYNEKKSSEAHDEDKENICPSFEVGKEEGKKGTASAERGSISSKLQENIKQENVDVDPRTIAHAQIVEQPSGILIERNLKDMPFFSPGRVGFKTDRVMGSTDGTPRTQYARLLEAKSNRDTLSDNSIWNQCVSNASSPTVCGKKNDSHLATFTSGQSAPSSIENKSDSIEHFSIFGGTPFKRGIESPSAWKSPWFINSFLPGPRVDTEITIEDIGYYISPGDKSYDAIGLMKQLSEHTAATFADAQAVLGNETPETILKERLSKNENTDQENSHVHGQPKNCSQLVTNVLTERRILDFSDCGTPGKGTENGKFSTGISFCSPSSYLLKGCR; from the exons CCGAATGTTTCAAGGATCGGACAGATGTACAGTGCCTACACAGGTGGCAGAAGGTCTTGAATCCTGATCTTGTCAAAGGTCCATGGTCAAAACAG GAGGATGATGCTATAATTGAATTGGTGAAAAGATACGGAGCCAAAAAGTGGTCTACAATTGCTCAACATCTACCTGGACGCATTGGAAAGCAGTGTCGGGAAAG GTGGCATAATCATCTCAATCCGGCCATAAACAAGGAGGCATGGAGTCAGGAAGAGGAGTTGGCTTTAATTTGTGCTCATAAGATTTATGGGAACAAATGGGCAGAGTTAACAAAATTTTTGCCTGGAAG GACGGATAATGCTATAAAAAATCATTGGCATAGTTCTGTTAAAAAAAAACTGGACTCTTACCTGGCATCAGGTTTATTGGAACAGTACAGAGGCCTCCCTCATCTTGGACTGCAAAACCAATTCTTGCTGTCTTCATCATCTTCGAGGATGCAACAGAGCAGTGGAGATGATAGTGTTCCTAAAGAAGGGACAGAAGCGGAGGAAATTTCAGAATGTAGCCAAGGTTCTGCTATTGTTGCTTATTCTCAATCTGCAAATGAGATGCCTATTACGGTTTTATATGGGAGAGAGGAATATCAGATGACAGAAGATTGTCAAGGAAAGGAGCAAGGTTCTGCTATTGTTGTTTATTCTCAATCTGCAAATGAGATGCCTACTACGGTTTTATGTGGGAGAGAGGAATATCGGATGACAGAAGATTCTAGTCTAGGAAAGGAGCAAGGTTCTGCTATTGTTGTTTATTCTCAATCTGCAAATGAGATGCCTATTACGGTTTTATGTGGGAGAGAGGAATATCAGATGACAGAAGATGCCAGTCAAGGAAAGGAGCAAGGCTCCAGTCCTGCTTCTTGTTCTGAGCAATATTACACATCCCTTGAATTCTCCGTTCCAGATATACCTTCGGAATTGAATTGTTCTTCAAGGTTCCACGTGCAAAATTTCTCACATGATGCTGGAGCTTCTGCAATTCAACACTGCCAGTATAATTTGCATGAGTTGCCCAACATTTCTTCACGGGATCTGGGACAGGATTCTGGCTTATCAACACTTTGCATGGGTGCAAATGAAAACAACGAAGATGGTCCATTACAAACTTCCATGGAGCTAAGTACCTCTACTACAATGGGAAATTTGATCCCGAGTTCTGATAAACCTGATGGGATGCTGACATCCAAAGGCAGTTGCTGCAGGGTTAATCATCCAGAGGCAGGGACTATTGCAAGCTTTTCATCTGAATCTTTGACACAATGCTCAAATATCATAGACTTGATTGACTCTACTGATTCTTCATTTATCTATGACTCATCTAACTTTCAACTTTCTGAAAATGCTGAAACTTCGGCTTCTGAATCATATCCTTTGAAATCTGGCATGTCTGGAGCTTCATGCTGTCAATCTGTTCCAACTGGTCCTTCAATACTTCCTGCTGACGATGGCACTCTTATATTTGATGCTGAACCCAGCCAGCTAAATGATCATCCAGTTGGAAATCATGATCAGAAGCTTGTTCCAAGTTATTCTACTTTTGATGATGGTGCAGAAACTGCAGAATTGCTGAAACAGCCAGATCGTGCAGAGGATTCTTCAAAAGTCGTTCCTGCCATTAGTTCTGGATTAGGATTATCAGATGTCACGGAAAATTGTCTTAAGGATGAAAAACCAGTTGTACATGGTGAGCAGCGCGATGTTGGGGGCCTGTTCTACGAGCCTCCCCGTTTTCCAAGCTTGGATATTCCTTTTTTCAGCTGTGATCTTGCACAGTCTGGAGATATGCTGCAAGAATATAGTCCCCTTGGCATTCGCCAACACATGATGTCTTCTTTGAACTGCATGACTCCATTTAGGTTGTGGGATTCACCATCTAGGGATGATAGTCCTGATGCCGTGCTGAAGAGTGCTGCAAAAACATTCACATGTACACCATCCATTTTAAAGAAACGGCATCATGAGCTATTGTCACCCTTGCCAGAAAAAAGGATGGGCAAGAAGCTTCAAAGTGATATTGATCAGAAGTTGTCAACATCTAGTTTGGCTAGAGATTTTTCTCGTCTGGATGTTATGTTTGATAAAAATGTACCTTACCAATCATCTCCCTTTTCGCCAGTATACAATGAGAAAAAGAGCTCTGAAGCCCATgatgaagataaagaaaatatatgCCCTTCTTTTGAAGtgggaaaagaagagggaaaaAAGGGGACTGCATCAGCAGAGAGAGGGTCAATTTCTAGTAAACTGCAGGAAAACATAAAGCAAGAAAATGTTGATGTTGATCCTAGGACTATTGCCCATGCCCAAATC GTGGAGCAGCCTTCTGGCATCCTTATTGAACGTAACTTGAAGGATATGCCATTTTTTTCTCCTGGCCGAGTTGGATTTAAAACAGATAGAGTCATGGGTTCAACTGATGGAACTCCCAGAACTCAGTATGCTAGATTATTAGAGGCTAAATCAAATCGAGACACTCTTTCCGATAATTCAATCTGGAATCAGTGTGTATCTAATGCCAGCTCTCCTACTGTTTGTGGAAAGAAGAATGATAGTCATTTGGCTACTTTTACATCAGGACAGTCTGCTCCATCATCAATTGAAAACAAGAGTGATTCTATTGAGCACTTTAGCAT ATTTGGGGGAACTCCTTTTAAAAGAGGCATTGAATCACCCTCAGCGTGGAAGTCCCCTTGGTTTATCAACTCTTTTCTGCCTGGCCCAAGGGTTGATACAGAAATAACAATTGAG GATATAGGATATTACATTAGCCCTGGGGATAAGAGCTATGATGCGATTGGGCTGATGAAACAGTTAAGTGAGCACACTGCAGCTACCTTTGCTGATGCGCAAGCAGTTTTGGGAAATGAAACTCCTGAAACAATTTTGAAGGAAAGACTCTCCAAGAATGAAAATACAGACCAAGAGAATAGTCATGTCCATGGCCAGCCGAAGAACTGTTCCCAGTTGGTGACGAATGTCTTG ACGGAGCGGCGTATCCTCGATTTCAGTGATTGCGGGACACCTGGGAAGGGAACGGAAAATGGGAAATTCTCAACTGGTATCAGCTTCTGTAGTCCCTCATCCTATCTGTTGAAGGGCTGTAGGTAG